The following proteins come from a genomic window of Leptospira bandrabouensis:
- a CDS encoding DUF4870 domain-containing protein: MTEVQLEQNQEEKKWARRAHLSTILTYPMALLPFPFFISSLGAIVYPFVMWLSRNKSSYSAKQSLEAMYLQALLSLGFFGFGTKFGDDRVLLVFSYVFMAFLHVIFLGIAIYRTTIGKEHHYPFSFFPLLFSSNKTKENWNELKKKFEDKVEFTEYKTQMDKLDGFRVQTEKESKFLTDTSLQSLCNEYLHSLSDLRVRLAEDPLSYRKAKQFLNYFPETVSKILNQYNKVSLEGNSPESEKRKTELNSLLSEVIKTTEQVRNKLKADETLNLDVEITAMKKNIEFGGY; the protein is encoded by the coding sequence ATGACAGAAGTGCAATTGGAACAAAATCAAGAAGAAAAGAAGTGGGCAAGGCGTGCCCACCTCTCTACAATCCTTACCTATCCGATGGCTTTATTGCCTTTTCCGTTTTTCATTTCTTCACTGGGTGCAATTGTTTATCCATTTGTGATGTGGCTTTCTCGAAATAAGTCTTCTTATTCCGCTAAACAATCGTTAGAGGCAATGTATTTACAGGCTTTATTATCGTTAGGCTTTTTTGGATTTGGAACTAAGTTCGGTGATGATCGGGTTTTACTTGTTTTTTCCTATGTATTTATGGCATTCCTACATGTTATTTTTTTAGGAATTGCTATTTATCGAACGACGATAGGGAAAGAACATCATTATCCATTTAGTTTTTTTCCTCTACTATTTTCCTCTAATAAAACAAAGGAAAACTGGAACGAACTAAAGAAAAAATTTGAAGATAAAGTCGAGTTTACTGAATACAAAACACAAATGGATAAATTGGATGGATTTCGAGTTCAGACAGAAAAAGAATCCAAGTTTTTGACAGATACTTCCCTGCAAAGTCTGTGTAATGAATATTTACATTCCTTGTCGGATTTGCGCGTTCGACTTGCGGAAGATCCTTTATCATATCGCAAAGCGAAACAATTTCTAAATTATTTTCCAGAGACTGTATCCAAAATTTTAAATCAGTACAATAAAGTTAGTTTGGAAGGTAATTCCCCGGAATCGGAAAAAAGAAAAACTGAATTGAATTCTTTGCTTAGCGAAGTAATCAAAACGACAGAACAGGTAAGAAATAAATTAAAGGCTGATGAAACTCTAAATTTAGATGTTGAGATCACCGCGATGAAGAAAAACATCGAATTTGGTGGGTATTGA
- a CDS encoding inositol monophosphatase family protein translates to MHSELLDRSYHFLNFLPSVSNFLIQKHKESELKVDEKGLYNLVTEADLKAESMILDEIQKNYPADGILSEERGKLEGKSGYTWVVDPLDGTTNYTHGLPLYGISVGVVETETMSPLLGMVFFPELNTYYHAIKGQGAFREKTQIQVSKTSALKDSLFVTGFPYDRNLSLDTLMQYYKSILQKSRGIRRTGAATLDLCWLAEGKFEGYYELGLKPWDMAAAGLIVLEAKGKITSMDGNDFSILIPSLLATNGLVHEYLLAEFEGKINRVAY, encoded by the coding sequence ATGCATTCTGAGTTACTGGATAGATCTTATCATTTTTTAAATTTTCTTCCATCAGTTTCCAACTTCCTGATTCAAAAACATAAAGAATCGGAACTGAAGGTAGATGAAAAAGGTTTGTACAACCTTGTCACAGAAGCAGATTTAAAAGCTGAGTCTATGATTTTGGATGAAATCCAAAAGAATTATCCAGCCGATGGGATCCTTTCAGAAGAACGTGGAAAGTTAGAAGGTAAGTCAGGTTACACTTGGGTTGTGGATCCATTGGATGGGACAACCAACTACACACATGGGCTTCCTCTCTACGGTATCTCTGTTGGAGTTGTAGAAACCGAAACGATGTCTCCACTCCTAGGAATGGTTTTTTTTCCAGAACTCAATACTTATTATCATGCGATCAAAGGACAAGGAGCATTTCGAGAAAAAACTCAAATCCAAGTTTCCAAAACGAGTGCTCTCAAGGATTCACTGTTTGTTACAGGTTTTCCTTATGACCGGAATTTATCTTTAGATACTCTTATGCAGTACTATAAATCCATTTTGCAAAAATCGCGTGGAATCCGACGAACAGGGGCAGCAACTCTCGATTTATGTTGGTTAGCGGAAGGAAAGTTTGAAGGTTATTATGAACTTGGATTAAAACCTTGGGATATGGCTGCGGCTGGTTTGATTGTTCTCGAAGCAAAAGGAAAAATCACATCAATGGATGGGAATGACTTTTCTATTTTGATTCCGAGTTTACTTGCTACAAATGGTCTTGTGCATGAATATTTGTTAGCTGAGTTTGAAGGGAAAATTAACCGAGTAGCATACTAA
- a CDS encoding glycosyltransferase family 4 protein, giving the protein MAKILIITARFLENASGGAEKLAHDYASILSESNDVTVCTSCAKDYVSWKNEFQKGQNLENQIRIIRFPVNQTRNMVKMNRILNQCLEKGDSVSEKEQFEFLKEQGPYCPDLVDYITKEQNHFDIAILIGYLYYPVVASIPNLKIPFVIVPTFHDEPPFRLPIYKKTYSNNFIYSFNAPEELVVYENNTKQRVQSYFLIGTYINDTFKNINPNNNNANQLITIGRIEPAKGFPELFEFFQNWNLYSHRSDVSLKCLGSIASMEIPKDPLIVFTGFVSEEEKITEIQKSFLLLNPSAYESFSISIMEAWIQEKPVLVNAKSSVMHGHCLRSQGGLFYSDSLSFQRTLDFLLENRKIANRMGQNGRQYVLANFSKDVIRNKLNQMVSMLLG; this is encoded by the coding sequence ATGGCAAAAATCCTCATCATCACAGCGCGATTTCTGGAAAATGCCTCTGGTGGAGCTGAAAAATTAGCTCATGACTATGCATCCATTTTATCGGAATCTAACGATGTTACAGTTTGTACATCATGCGCAAAAGATTATGTGAGTTGGAAAAATGAATTTCAGAAAGGCCAAAACCTGGAAAATCAAATTCGTATCATTCGATTTCCAGTGAATCAAACTCGCAACATGGTTAAAATGAACCGCATTTTAAATCAATGTTTAGAAAAAGGTGATTCTGTTTCCGAGAAAGAACAATTTGAATTCTTAAAAGAACAAGGACCCTACTGCCCTGACTTAGTAGATTATATAACGAAAGAACAAAATCATTTCGATATTGCCATTCTAATTGGATATCTTTATTACCCTGTGGTTGCAAGTATTCCCAATTTAAAAATTCCGTTTGTCATTGTACCAACATTTCATGATGAACCACCTTTTCGTCTTCCTATATATAAAAAAACTTATTCAAATAATTTTATCTATAGTTTTAATGCGCCAGAAGAGTTGGTTGTTTATGAAAATAATACAAAACAAAGGGTCCAATCCTATTTTTTAATTGGAACCTATATTAATGATACTTTTAAAAATATAAATCCTAACAATAATAATGCGAACCAATTAATTACCATTGGTAGAATAGAACCTGCAAAAGGTTTTCCTGAACTTTTTGAATTCTTTCAGAATTGGAATTTGTATTCTCATCGAAGCGATGTTTCTTTGAAATGTCTCGGATCGATTGCTTCTATGGAAATTCCAAAAGACCCGTTGATCGTTTTTACCGGTTTTGTTAGTGAAGAAGAAAAAATTACTGAGATCCAAAAGTCTTTTCTTTTACTGAACCCATCAGCTTATGAAAGTTTTTCCATATCTATTATGGAAGCATGGATTCAGGAAAAACCTGTTTTAGTGAATGCGAAATCCTCAGTAATGCATGGGCATTGTTTGCGAAGCCAAGGTGGCCTATTTTATTCAGATTCTCTTTCCTTTCAAAGGACCTTAGATTTTTTGTTAGAAAATCGCAAGATTGCAAATCGAATGGGGCAGAATGGCCGTCAGTATGTTTTGGCAAACTTCAGTAAAGATGTGATCCGAAATAAACTAAACCAGATGGTTAGTATGCTACTCGGTTAA
- a CDS encoding glycosyltransferase, with the protein MNIHQFSAGFQLGDAISQEMLEIKRLLSKEGYYGKIFAENIFSYDRKYAEKLSKANIKPNDVLVYHHSIHSEVLNFVLKFPNKKILIYHNVTPEDFFSGYDLKFSYLLRKGREDLEIIRDHFHHSFAVSNFNLAELKEIGFKHVRLLPLHLNFQKWKDVPRDPISKSFTQPSFLFVGRIAPNKRQDDLIRFARTWKSKMGNQFSMRMLGFCNPNQQSYMDELNFMIHHLDLTEEVKIISYVDERMLKKIYSESNIFLSMSEHEGFCVPLMEAIYFHLPVVAFAAAAVPETLGNSGILFESKDFETLVPLVDSIFKNTDFRNSLIYSQNQRLNEYLESTSILPLLEVAKP; encoded by the coding sequence ATGAATATACACCAGTTTTCTGCAGGATTTCAGTTAGGTGACGCAATCTCTCAGGAAATGTTGGAGATAAAACGTTTACTTTCGAAGGAAGGTTATTATGGAAAAATATTTGCCGAAAATATATTTTCTTATGATAGAAAATATGCAGAAAAACTCAGTAAGGCAAATATTAAACCAAATGATGTTTTAGTTTATCATCATTCCATCCATAGTGAAGTTTTAAATTTTGTTTTAAAATTCCCAAATAAAAAAATTCTTATTTATCATAATGTGACACCTGAAGATTTTTTTTCAGGTTATGACTTAAAGTTCTCGTACTTGTTAAGAAAAGGTCGCGAAGATTTAGAAATCATACGGGATCATTTTCATCATTCTTTTGCGGTTTCTAATTTTAATTTGGCAGAACTAAAGGAAATTGGATTTAAACATGTTCGGTTACTTCCTTTACATTTGAATTTCCAAAAATGGAAAGATGTACCAAGAGATCCTATTTCAAAATCTTTTACGCAACCTTCCTTCCTTTTTGTTGGTCGCATAGCACCAAATAAACGACAAGATGATTTAATTCGTTTTGCAAGAACATGGAAGTCGAAAATGGGAAATCAATTTTCCATGCGAATGTTGGGATTCTGTAATCCAAACCAACAATCTTATATGGACGAACTCAATTTTATGATTCATCACTTAGATTTAACGGAAGAAGTAAAAATCATTTCCTATGTTGATGAAAGGATGTTAAAAAAAATCTATTCGGAAAGTAATATTTTTTTATCAATGAGTGAACATGAAGGATTTTGTGTTCCTCTTATGGAAGCCATTTATTTTCATCTTCCTGTTGTTGCTTTCGCTGCTGCGGCCGTTCCCGAAACACTAGGAAATTCAGGAATCCTTTTTGAATCGAAGGATTTTGAAACACTTGTCCCTCTCGTAGATTCTATTTTTAAAAATACCGATTTCAGAAATTCTTTAATTTATTCACAAAATCAAAGACTAAATGAATATTTAGAATCAACAAGTATCCTTCCGCTACTGGAAGTGGCCAAACCTTAG
- a CDS encoding glycosyltransferase family 4 protein, which translates to MNVFQHLDELKDSDGVGNDAIGLAEVFNSLGYKSHFVTRQPRKGKPLNSEFHLTSQFQHPTASNDIHILHYGGAGYPYELFLNLPGKKIIRFHNVTPAIYYKDTTTPDIYLAMEKFESLSYLELATLSIIADSIWCDSEYNLQTVSEYQFKNPYIIPICKTYDSHSKAEKLSRNHSLVFVGRYSPQKKWEDLIALFSYWVKEFPDAKCLCIGSVIGAFDGYFERLTETVRRLGLEEKVNFLVGKTDEEVISILKETGAFVSMSEHEGFCLPILEAFGSGIPVFAYAAGAIPGTMKGAGVLLKSKDYPSIIKQMKDNLFHQEKRTSLISEQYKVLEFYNRFPFREEISKILSSGIQ; encoded by the coding sequence ATGAATGTTTTTCAACATTTAGATGAACTTAAAGATTCTGATGGAGTAGGAAATGATGCCATTGGCCTTGCGGAAGTTTTTAATTCGTTAGGTTACAAATCGCATTTTGTTACCAGACAACCAAGAAAAGGGAAACCTTTAAATAGTGAGTTCCATCTCACTAGTCAATTTCAACATCCAACTGCTTCCAATGATATCCACATTCTTCACTATGGTGGAGCAGGATATCCTTATGAATTGTTCTTAAATTTACCAGGGAAAAAGATAATAAGATTTCATAATGTAACTCCAGCTATCTATTATAAAGACACAACAACACCTGATATTTACCTAGCAATGGAGAAATTTGAATCTCTATCTTATTTAGAATTAGCAACCTTATCCATAATTGCAGATTCTATTTGGTGTGACTCCGAATATAATTTACAAACTGTATCCGAATACCAATTCAAAAATCCTTATATCATCCCTATATGTAAAACCTATGATTCCCATTCGAAAGCAGAAAAATTGTCGAGAAATCATTCTTTGGTATTTGTTGGGCGCTATTCCCCTCAAAAAAAATGGGAGGATCTAATTGCATTATTCTCCTACTGGGTAAAAGAATTTCCCGATGCAAAATGTTTATGTATAGGCTCTGTGATTGGCGCTTTCGATGGTTACTTCGAAAGACTAACAGAGACGGTACGAAGATTAGGTTTAGAAGAAAAAGTGAATTTTTTGGTTGGTAAAACAGACGAGGAAGTAATCTCAATTTTAAAAGAGACAGGAGCCTTTGTTTCCATGAGTGAACACGAAGGGTTTTGCCTACCAATTCTGGAAGCTTTTGGATCGGGGATTCCTGTTTTTGCTTATGCCGCAGGAGCAATTCCTGGAACTATGAAAGGAGCAGGTGTTCTTCTTAAGTCGAAAGATTACCCTTCTATCATCAAACAAATGAAAGATAATTTATTTCATCAAGAAAAACGAACTTCCCTGATTTCTGAACAATACAAAGTATTGGAATTTTACAATCGATTCCCATTTCGAGAAGAGATTTCAAAAATTCTCAGTTCCGGTATCCAATGA
- a CDS encoding LIC_10202 family protein, producing the protein MEDKKKFNPTPFVEIRDPQLNVSELMQKIESKIPLDPSQAANWLELTKLSYKPESPQGFRKFDPAGTAHLFEKGISSPKFSNPKFWFIKGPIKYLLGRLISVYGLIDKKLSENRIRAFFSVLHELVRLGKRIEQIENRFDGFYRDHLLQTTSNSLPNFGWAANSYFIDAGSNPAWKVALEDISKSKEITVLFPEWGDILKQLSILKIPFQSITSDENEFRFIQNKITSTIRLENQLFPLRNILNNFTDILVYLPLNRFPSFWIEKLFAEISNALPHEKHLYFSVTIKPNHLNRPFSDIQVSEIDLDKLPNYLETLGFKEVRDLSTTEDTKVYRYTKFNT; encoded by the coding sequence GTGGAAGACAAAAAGAAATTCAATCCAACCCCCTTTGTCGAAATCCGAGACCCACAGTTAAATGTATCGGAATTAATGCAGAAAATCGAATCGAAGATTCCTCTCGATCCATCCCAAGCTGCAAACTGGTTGGAACTGACAAAGTTGAGTTATAAACCCGAATCTCCTCAAGGATTTAGAAAATTTGATCCGGCAGGGACCGCTCACCTCTTCGAAAAAGGAATTTCTAGTCCTAAGTTTTCTAATCCCAAGTTCTGGTTTATCAAAGGTCCAATCAAATATCTCCTCGGTCGCCTAATCTCTGTTTATGGACTAATCGATAAAAAACTTTCTGAAAATAGAATACGTGCTTTTTTTTCGGTATTACATGAACTGGTTCGTCTGGGAAAAAGAATTGAACAAATTGAAAACCGGTTTGATGGATTTTATAGAGATCATTTGTTGCAAACAACATCGAATTCTTTGCCTAACTTTGGTTGGGCGGCCAATTCCTATTTTATCGATGCAGGTTCTAATCCAGCTTGGAAAGTAGCATTAGAAGATATTTCAAAATCAAAGGAAATCACCGTATTATTTCCTGAATGGGGAGACATTTTAAAACAACTCTCCATTTTAAAAATTCCCTTTCAATCAATCACCTCGGACGAAAACGAATTTCGGTTCATTCAAAATAAAATTACCTCTACCATCCGATTGGAAAATCAATTATTTCCCTTAAGAAATATTCTAAACAATTTTACTGACATTTTAGTATACTTACCTCTTAACCGATTTCCATCTTTCTGGATCGAAAAGTTATTCGCTGAAATTTCTAATGCACTTCCCCATGAAAAACATTTATATTTTTCTGTAACAATCAAACCCAATCATTTAAACCGCCCCTTCAGCGACATTCAAGTTTCAGAAATTGATTTAGACAAGTTGCCAAACTATTTAGAAACCCTTGGTTTTAAAGAAGTTCGAGATCTTTCTACGACAGAAGACACAAAAGTTTACAGATATACAAAATTCAATACATGA
- a CDS encoding GDP-mannose 4,6-dehydratase, whose amino-acid sequence MKKKQILVTGASGFVGSYLLPALESHGDSQIHSFQGDIRDRNTVTNQLEKIKPDILVHLAAQAFVPMAIENPWETEEINVGGTLNLLESLHRTQRQCKMLYISSADVYGKQNLSLLPLKETLLPNPVNPYAGSKLAAESYCRQYAQYSPYVSVVIARPFNHIGIGQRKEFVIPNFCSQIIEAKHSGKTTIAVGDLEPTRDFSHVEDIVSGYLTLIEKGESGEIYNICSGEERSIRYMVEELVKISGRNIKFEVDSGRVRVSETSKVYGDNSKLKALGWRNKHSLSETLLQIYNHLESEFLKSRQTD is encoded by the coding sequence ATGAAAAAAAAACAAATTTTAGTCACTGGGGCTAGCGGATTTGTAGGAAGTTATCTCCTTCCTGCACTTGAATCGCATGGTGATTCCCAAATCCATAGTTTTCAAGGTGACATTCGTGACCGAAATACGGTAACCAATCAGTTAGAAAAAATCAAACCAGATATTTTGGTTCATTTAGCGGCTCAAGCTTTCGTTCCTATGGCTATAGAGAACCCTTGGGAAACGGAAGAAATCAATGTCGGTGGTACTTTGAATTTACTCGAGTCTTTGCATCGGACGCAAAGGCAGTGCAAAATGTTGTACATTTCTTCAGCAGATGTTTACGGAAAACAAAACTTATCCCTTCTCCCTCTAAAAGAGACACTTTTACCAAATCCAGTAAATCCTTACGCGGGTAGTAAATTGGCGGCTGAATCTTATTGCCGTCAGTATGCACAATATAGTCCTTATGTATCTGTTGTCATAGCTCGTCCTTTCAACCACATTGGAATTGGCCAGCGCAAAGAGTTTGTGATTCCAAACTTTTGTTCCCAAATCATTGAAGCCAAACATTCAGGAAAGACAACGATTGCTGTTGGCGATTTAGAACCGACAAGGGATTTTTCCCATGTGGAAGATATCGTCAGTGGATATTTGACTTTAATTGAAAAAGGCGAGTCAGGTGAAATTTATAATATCTGCTCTGGCGAAGAAAGAAGCATTCGCTATATGGTTGAGGAGTTAGTGAAAATCTCTGGGCGTAATATTAAATTTGAAGTGGACTCTGGACGAGTTAGAGTTTCCGAAACATCCAAAGTTTATGGTGATAATTCCAAACTAAAAGCACTTGGTTGGAGAAACAAACATAGCTTAAGCGAAACTTTACTACAAATTTATAATCATTTGGAATCAGAATTTTTGAAATCTAGACAAACGGATTGA
- a CDS encoding M48 family metallopeptidase — protein MFENQTFSSRYFNGVSAVPEEGTVLIHGQTLDFVSEEIAHKLNLFQFSEFSLTHNGCKLTLMPDELKESPVLEIICSKTDAKKLESLWIQSKKNQSHGHVFYYSIREMNPLVLGAFAIIIVGIIGFFYFKGLELVTNFIPVSMDQSLGESVQLKMDAQFQECNTKATEKFFSDALKKVVPKGSPHKFKVSVIGSTIPNAFALSNGKIYFFSGLLNDAKSQEEVIGVLAHEIAHVEKRHHMRNLVKAGGTSLAISLVVGPGLGNMEFLETITELGSTILVLKFSRDFETEADETSIEYLRNQNLSPSGLLTFFKRMQELEKENTESEENPSNKKAKDDPGVTKSFTDFLSTHPATEERMKNLESLIKSGKKGSIKKVVSDKTWKEVQSVCLDFKNSDSK, from the coding sequence TTGTTCGAAAACCAAACATTTTCATCCCGATATTTTAACGGAGTATCAGCAGTCCCTGAAGAAGGGACTGTTCTGATTCATGGACAAACTCTTGATTTTGTATCAGAAGAGATTGCTCACAAACTTAACTTATTCCAATTTAGCGAGTTCAGTCTAACGCATAATGGCTGTAAGTTGACACTTATGCCTGACGAATTGAAAGAAAGCCCTGTTTTGGAAATTATATGTTCTAAAACCGATGCAAAAAAATTAGAATCCCTTTGGATACAATCTAAAAAAAACCAAAGTCATGGACATGTATTTTATTACTCGATTAGAGAGATGAATCCGTTAGTTCTTGGAGCCTTTGCAATCATCATTGTTGGTATTATTGGTTTCTTTTATTTCAAAGGTTTGGAACTAGTTACTAACTTTATTCCCGTTTCAATGGATCAATCACTCGGTGAATCCGTTCAGCTCAAAATGGATGCCCAATTTCAAGAATGTAATACCAAAGCCACCGAGAAGTTCTTTTCGGATGCATTAAAAAAAGTTGTACCTAAAGGTAGCCCACACAAGTTCAAAGTCTCTGTAATCGGATCAACCATTCCCAATGCTTTTGCATTATCTAACGGAAAAATTTATTTTTTTTCAGGTTTACTAAACGATGCTAAATCACAAGAGGAAGTGATAGGAGTTTTAGCTCATGAAATTGCCCATGTGGAAAAAAGACACCACATGCGAAATTTAGTAAAAGCGGGCGGAACCTCGCTTGCGATTAGTTTGGTGGTCGGACCTGGATTAGGAAATATGGAATTTCTGGAAACAATTACAGAACTTGGTTCCACAATTCTTGTATTAAAATTTTCAAGAGACTTCGAAACTGAAGCAGATGAGACCTCTATTGAATATTTAAGGAATCAAAATCTCTCACCTTCCGGTCTTCTTACCTTCTTTAAAAGAATGCAAGAACTGGAAAAAGAAAATACTGAGTCCGAAGAAAATCCTTCTAATAAAAAAGCAAAGGATGATCCAGGAGTCACAAAATCATTTACTGATTTTTTAAGTACACATCCTGCTACAGAAGAGAGAATGAAAAATCTAGAATCTCTGATTAAATCAGGAAAAAAAGGATCTATCAAAAAAGTCGTTTCTGATAAAACTTGGAAAGAAGTTCAATCCGTTTGTCTAGATTTCAAAAATTCTGATTCCAAATGA
- a CDS encoding YjgN family protein, producing MNNTRLQYHATGGQLFILLLKNMFLTVVTLGIYSFWARTNVQKYMAENLEWAGERFSFHGTGKERLIGFLKALGIFVVLYIGIFIIKTILSYIPIPYFAAIVGFVLTMGVFLALVPIIVVGGRKYLTSRTGYRNLRFGFDGKILEVAKIYGKGILLTIITLGIYYPWFFAEKEAYIQSKTRYGNTNFGFQAEGKEIFFLYLKGFLLSIVTLGIYYSWFLADIQNYIWNRTSFQGKKFRSDITGGKIFVNFLIAYLIIFFTLGIGFAWAIVRLTKLFIESVSLEAEVDFSIIEPKADTTANATAEGLEALAEALEGFLS from the coding sequence ATGAACAATACAAGATTACAATACCACGCAACAGGGGGTCAACTTTTCATCCTTTTGTTAAAGAACATGTTTCTGACAGTCGTAACACTGGGAATTTATAGCTTTTGGGCTAGAACCAATGTGCAAAAGTACATGGCCGAAAATTTAGAATGGGCAGGAGAACGTTTTTCCTTTCATGGAACCGGAAAAGAACGTCTCATTGGCTTTCTAAAGGCGTTAGGTATATTCGTAGTTCTTTACATTGGAATTTTTATCATTAAGACCATTCTTTCCTACATTCCCATTCCCTATTTTGCGGCGATTGTAGGATTTGTTCTGACAATGGGAGTATTCCTTGCACTTGTTCCCATCATCGTAGTGGGAGGAAGAAAGTACCTAACTTCTCGGACAGGATACCGTAACCTTCGATTTGGATTTGATGGAAAAATTCTCGAAGTTGCTAAAATTTATGGAAAGGGGATTCTTTTAACCATCATTACCTTAGGAATTTATTATCCTTGGTTTTTTGCGGAAAAAGAAGCATACATACAAAGCAAAACCAGATACGGGAATACAAATTTTGGATTCCAAGCAGAAGGAAAAGAAATCTTTTTTCTCTACTTAAAAGGTTTTCTTTTGAGTATTGTCACGCTCGGAATTTATTATTCTTGGTTTTTAGCAGACATTCAAAATTACATTTGGAATAGAACTAGTTTCCAAGGAAAAAAATTTCGATCGGATATTACAGGTGGAAAGATTTTTGTTAATTTTCTCATCGCTTATTTAATCATCTTTTTTACCTTAGGAATTGGATTTGCCTGGGCCATCGTGCGTCTGACTAAACTTTTTATTGAGTCAGTAAGTTTGGAAGCAGAAGTTGATTTTTCAATCATCGAACCAAAAGCGGATACCACAGCCAATGCCACCGCGGAGGGATTGGAAGCACTTGCTGAGGCTTTAGAAGGCTTCCTATCATAA
- a CDS encoding LIC_11321 family protein, whose translation MRIINKVYLYRMKVFLIFLFFGITIVSESFADSRQELPPSLGDLKGQDKSVRQPPDRKDKKGCCKIKYPAGGYDFFLATEDDCRASLYFDRFLGENNTLCFRWEGE comes from the coding sequence TTGCGTATCATTAACAAAGTCTATCTTTACAGAATGAAAGTTTTCCTGATCTTTCTTTTTTTCGGGATTACCATTGTATCCGAAAGTTTCGCTGATTCCAGGCAAGAGTTGCCACCGAGCTTGGGAGATTTAAAAGGCCAAGATAAGTCGGTTCGTCAACCTCCTGATCGCAAAGACAAAAAAGGATGTTGTAAGATAAAATACCCCGCCGGTGGTTATGATTTCTTTTTAGCTACAGAAGATGATTGTCGTGCTAGTTTATATTTTGACAGATTTTTGGGAGAGAATAATACTCTATGCTTTCGATGGGAAGGGGAATAG
- a CDS encoding patatin-like phospholipase family protein, which yields MLSMGRGIEFVDFMGVREQVLQTLVKIFPSYDASLAIAGGGCKAFYALGVGKTLREWGVRFTEVSGVSAGAAMALCILSQTEEESVEYFEEITKRNSRNFHFSNLLRGESTFPHEDMYRRTIRFGMKFDKVLESGAKVWIHSVKAHPKEDSLKNKFRLARLISETGRAFILDDRDRSEGIPANRTAEMIQKWNMQDVDFTEKDFVNPETIEQFIMNSSSIPPIVDFQSVNDEYYLDGGLTNNMVIETFSPNAKIIGIHYEPNTIVGKDPELLAKTYLITPSKPLPITSFDYTNPKGVRETYELGKADALAQKTAILDYLR from the coding sequence ATGCTTTCGATGGGAAGGGGAATAGAATTTGTCGATTTTATGGGCGTTCGAGAACAAGTTTTACAAACATTAGTCAAAATTTTTCCATCCTATGATGCGTCTCTTGCCATCGCTGGCGGAGGTTGTAAGGCATTTTATGCCTTAGGAGTTGGAAAAACTCTCCGCGAATGGGGAGTCCGTTTTACAGAAGTTTCTGGAGTTTCTGCCGGTGCTGCTATGGCCTTATGTATTTTATCCCAAACAGAAGAAGAATCTGTCGAATACTTCGAAGAAATTACGAAACGCAATTCGCGTAACTTCCATTTTTCAAACCTACTTCGGGGAGAATCAACTTTCCCACATGAAGATATGTATCGTCGAACCATTCGTTTTGGAATGAAGTTTGATAAGGTTTTAGAATCTGGAGCTAAGGTTTGGATTCATTCGGTAAAAGCACATCCAAAGGAAGATTCTTTAAAGAATAAGTTTCGTTTGGCAAGACTCATCTCTGAAACGGGCCGGGCCTTTATTTTAGATGATAGGGACCGGTCCGAAGGAATCCCTGCCAACCGAACTGCCGAAATGATCCAAAAATGGAACATGCAAGATGTTGATTTTACCGAAAAAGACTTTGTAAACCCCGAAACCATCGAGCAGTTTATTATGAATTCTTCTTCGATTCCCCCCATTGTGGATTTTCAATCGGTGAATGACGAGTATTATTTGGATGGTGGCCTTACCAATAATATGGTCATTGAAACTTTTTCGCCTAACGCCAAAATAATAGGCATTCACTACGAACCCAATACAATTGTGGGCAAAGATCCCGAATTATTAGCAAAAACTTATTTGATCACTCCTTCGAAACCCTTGCCAATTACTTCTTTTGATTATACCAATCCAAAAGGAGTCAGGGAAACCTATGAGTTAGGAAAGGCCGATGCATTGGCACAAAAAACAGCCATCCTCGATTACTTAAGGTAA